A genomic stretch from Seriola aureovittata isolate HTS-2021-v1 ecotype China chromosome 13, ASM2101889v1, whole genome shotgun sequence includes:
- the si:ch211-195o20.7 gene encoding cytospin-A: MGNFSSKDGHGLTGAHGESFHTPPASPQSDVPAFIPGVPQLHPTSPQPSLAAPVSPPPPVPVITSIGKKSQPKSSTPSTPTTPTTPSISSPAPDWRPHSPVSSNSSTAGPGVTPVHNKPGTIVVKGNAALGRNGGPPTSTPRTPSFQGKTVAVSPTKSPSSLCGTSPLLGSSSGQDWRERDSGLSQSLLVRHEAGDGHGVELEKLLEECRTSLGITGSPDGATNTAEILKHLLTEVKTLKNTLQTERGEWLQFQADLQVAVSVADRLRAEAEEELTALRTAHKDVERELAAAQQRQKEADLQLVTLRGELKESRQRLATLTQAQGKTDAQAPCQEPERPNAEPTNASESKEGTQRGVDRAAHRLGREATETRSENDVTKTVASEEARTGCKGVAKRYLRNVTNEDRCGEEARSTETRRTVTTERSRSLSRLPASSDSLTVQNGTSQSNTATTVGPTNKNLGQLRGRKSLDWQDSKSNTDIGKREESLNKYNSALTELPPTKSQDGFNPLLRRHGGSKRNSLLRWCQIRTQGYKNIDITNFSSSWADGLAFCAVYHTYLPSHIPYSTLTPENKKENLSLAFKTGETVGISQTLTVEEMLRVGGPDWQRVLSYVENVYRHFEM, translated from the exons ATGGGCAACTTTTCCAGCAAGGACGGCCATGGACTCACAG ggGCCCATGGGGAGAGTTTCCACactcctcctgcttctccacAAAGTGATGTGCCTGCTTTCATCCCTGGTGTGCCCCAGCTTCACCCTACCTCACCTCAACCTTCCCTTGCAGCCCCAgtttcacctccacctccagtTCCAGTCATCACATCCATCGGGAAGAAGTCACAGCCAAAATCCAGCACCCCCAGCACCCCGACCACCCCGACCACCCCCAGCATTTCCAGTCCCGCTCCCGATTGGAGGCCTCATTCACCAGTCAGCTCCAACAGCTCAACCGCTGGTCCCGGAGTTACTCCAGTACACAACAAGCCAGGAACTATTGTGGTTAAAGGGAATGCTGCCTTGGGGAGGAATGGGGGTCCTCCAACTTCTACCCCGAGGACTCCGAGTTTTCAGGGGAAGACTGTGGCTGTGAGCCCGACAAAGAGCCCCTCTTCTCTGTGTGGTACCTCACCTTTGTTGGGCAGCTCTTCAGGGCAGGACTGGAGAGAAAGGGACAGTGGTCTGAGTCAGTCTTTACTGGTTCGTCATGAAGCTGGGGACGGCCACGGTGTGGAActggagaagctgctggaggagtgTAGGACATCACTGGGTATCACTGGCAGTCCTGATGGGGCCACGAACACAGCAG AGATACTGAAGCATCTACTGACAGAAGTGAAGACTTTGAAGAATACTTTGCAG ACGGAGCGTGGGGAATGGCTACAGTTCCAGGCCGACCTCCAGGTGGCGGTGTCAGTGGCAGACCGCCTGAGAGCCGAGGCAGAAGAGGAGCTGACGGCGCTTCGAACGGCGCACAAGGATGTGGAGAGGGAGCTGGCTGCCGCCCAGCAGAGGCAGAAGGAGGCTGATTTGCAGCTGGTCACCCTGAGAGGGGAGTTAAAGGAGAGCAGGCAGAGGCTGGCGACTCTCACCCAGGCTCAAGGCAAAACTGATGCTCAGGCTCCGTGTCAGGAACCAGAGAGGCCCAACGCGGAACCAACCAACGCTTCTGAGAGCAAAGAAGGGACCCAGAGGGGCGTGGATAGGGCGGCGCACCGGCTGGGACGAGAAGCGACGGAGACTCGGAGTGAGAATGACGTGACGAAGACTGTTGCCAGCGAGGAGGCGAGAACAGGCTGTAAGGGTGTGGCTAAACGTTACCTGAGAAACGTAACCAATGAGGACAGGTGCGGAGAGGAGGCGCGATCCACTGAGACACGAAGGACGGTAACCACAGAGAGGTCAAG AAGCCTGTCCAGATTACCTGCCTCTTCAGACTCCCTCACCGTGCAGAATGGAACCTCGCAGTCCAACACTGCCACAACGGTCGGACCCACAAACAAG aaCTTAGGGCAACTAAGAGGCCGAAAAAGTCTGGACTGGCAAGACAGCAAGTCAAACACTGATatag GAAAACGTGAGGAATCTCTAAACAAGTACAACTCTGCCCTCACGGAGTTACCTCCCACCAA GTCCCAGGATGGTTTCAACCCACTGCTGCGTCGCCATGGAGGCTCCAAGAGAAACTCGCTTCTCCGCTGGTGTCAGATCCGGACACAAGGCTATAAG AATATTGACATCAccaacttcagcagcagctgggctGATGGTCTCGCCTTCTGTGCTGTCTACCACACCTACCTCCCCTCACACATCCCTTACAGCACTCTTACTCCAGAGAACAAG aagGAGAATCTCAGTCTGGCATTCAAAACAGGAGAGACTGTTGGGATTTCACAAACCTTG ACGGTGGAGGAGATGCTGAGAGTGGGTGGTCCTGACTGGCAAAGGGTCCTGAGCTACGTGGAGAACGTGTACCGTCACTTTGAGATGTGA
- the zgc:193593 gene encoding uncharacterized protein zgc:193593 has product MIFRLPRLTPGYIRLLQTQAYHNVSVTPPAEKTMPGMAVLLGAVGIGMCGYSSRQLALYHRPSARVLQWVGTHTDASMAGTAAHRTPLLDVTRRANACQEIPPPSFVGEKVPLK; this is encoded by the exons ATGATTTTCAGACTCCCAAGACTGACTCCAGGCTACATCCGgctgctgcag ACCCAGGCCTACCATAATGTGTCTGTGACGCCGCCAGCTGAGAAGACCATGCCTGGTATGGCGGTGCTGCTGGGGGCTGTGGGGATCGGCATGTGCGGCTACAGCTCCAGGCAGTTGGCCCTCTACCATCGGCCCTCTGCCCGTGTGCTGCAGTGGGTtggcacacacactgatgccAGCATGGCGGGCACTGCGGCCCACAGGACCCCCCTCCTGGATGTAACTCGTCGGGCCAATGCCTGCCAGGAGATCCCACCTCCCTCCTTTGTCGGCGAGAAAGTTCCCTTAAAGTAA